The following coding sequences lie in one Spirosoma sp. KUDC1026 genomic window:
- a CDS encoding ROK family protein: protein MQDNVVISVIDTKKNKLKRNIIAELYRAESRTIAQLANTLHSSVPSITALIEELNVSKWVRGIGTGTAQFGRKPSLFALNPNCYVTIVVDVNVHDTKLMVFNLKNQVVHRMDLNLRLGESLQLIDNLREPLEQLADYVRQEDRVVVGIGATMPGLVNPMLSLNHTYPELSLPGQSLSLLIASLFDAPIYFINDTKATILGEHHFGLAQGKKHVLSINIDWGIGLGVIINGEILQGMAGFAGELGHIQMKTDGELCFCGKVGCLETLASASALIRRAKAGLTQGRVSLLAEEGPENVTIEMIIAKANVGDAFCIDLLSDVGNELGRGLATAVHLFNPELIIVNGVLARAAKAITRPIEQALDKYCLLNYRDNLTIELSELGEMAKLYGTQAYVLQNLLEYEQIP from the coding sequence ATGCAGGATAATGTTGTCATCTCCGTCATCGATACGAAGAAGAACAAACTTAAACGGAATATTATTGCCGAACTCTACCGAGCTGAATCACGGACAATTGCTCAACTGGCGAATACGTTGCACAGCAGCGTACCATCCATCACGGCCCTGATCGAAGAGCTGAACGTATCGAAATGGGTTCGGGGCATCGGTACGGGAACGGCCCAGTTTGGCCGTAAGCCCTCTCTGTTTGCCCTTAACCCCAACTGCTACGTTACCATCGTCGTCGATGTCAATGTGCACGACACAAAATTGATGGTATTCAACCTGAAAAATCAGGTTGTGCACCGGATGGATCTGAACTTGCGGTTGGGCGAGTCTCTACAGCTAATTGATAACCTGCGTGAACCGCTGGAACAACTGGCAGATTATGTCCGGCAGGAAGATCGGGTGGTCGTTGGGATTGGAGCAACCATGCCGGGGCTGGTCAACCCCATGCTCAGCCTGAACCACACGTACCCCGAGTTGAGTTTGCCCGGTCAGTCGCTGAGTCTGCTCATCGCGTCGCTGTTTGACGCACCGATCTATTTCATCAACGATACGAAAGCGACCATCCTAGGCGAGCACCATTTCGGACTGGCGCAGGGTAAGAAGCACGTACTATCGATCAATATCGACTGGGGGATCGGACTGGGTGTTATTATCAATGGCGAGATTCTGCAGGGGATGGCGGGGTTTGCCGGTGAGTTGGGCCACATCCAGATGAAAACCGACGGAGAGCTGTGTTTCTGCGGCAAAGTAGGCTGTCTGGAAACGCTGGCATCCGCATCGGCGCTGATTCGGCGGGCAAAAGCCGGACTCACGCAGGGGCGGGTGTCGCTGCTGGCCGAAGAAGGGCCTGAGAACGTAACGATTGAAATGATCATTGCCAAAGCCAACGTTGGCGATGCGTTCTGCATCGACCTGCTGAGCGACGTCGGCAACGAGTTAGGGCGTGGACTGGCAACGGCTGTGCACCTGTTCAACCCGGAACTGATCATTGTTAACGGTGTCCTGGCGCGGGCGGCCAAAGCCATTACGCGCCCCATCGAGCAGGCACTGGATAAATACTGTCTGCTCAACTACCGTGATAACCTGACCATTGAACTGTCGGAACTAGGCGAAATGGCGAAACTCTACGGCACCCAGGCCTATGTCCTGCAAAACCTGCTTGAATACGAACAAATCCCCTAA
- a CDS encoding vanadium-dependent haloperoxidase, with the protein MKRFGLLFLLYCLTLRGLIAQPEGASATLAYTKALKQLTDVMVTDVTGPCGAARYYAYANLAAYELMYRQQKPAGYVPLAGLLRDYSLPAPKSTDPKIDVEFGTQYILLRMGEELLPSGYILEEHRNQLISDSRDKRHLSPALLDQTRAYADSLVKTLVRYAAKDGYVKTSGYVRYTPSDKPGSWQPTPPAYSEAYEPYWAVVRPFLLDSAAQFQPARPVAYSEEKDSDFYRLANEVYDTSRTLTADQRHIANFWDCNPFFLNQKGHVSFGTKKISPSGHWMGITSLVSVQQNLSLAETVRWHALVGLAMADAFISCWNEKYNSDRIRPETYINQHIDRTWRPMLQTPPFPEYTSGHSVMSQAVATVLTALAGEPIGYTDTIEVEFGVPARTYRSFTHAAREAAISRLYGGIHFRDSIDQGVWQGEQVGQFVLKKLGLSAKTTPAGKKSKRLGER; encoded by the coding sequence ATGAAACGGTTTGGGCTGCTTTTTCTGCTATACTGTCTGACGCTCCGGGGGCTCATCGCCCAGCCGGAGGGGGCGTCGGCAACGCTGGCCTATACTAAAGCGCTGAAGCAACTGACCGATGTCATGGTAACGGACGTAACAGGCCCCTGTGGTGCCGCCCGCTATTACGCCTACGCCAACCTGGCAGCCTACGAGCTGATGTACCGCCAGCAAAAACCGGCGGGCTACGTACCGCTGGCAGGTTTGTTGCGCGATTACTCACTGCCCGCACCGAAGAGCACCGATCCCAAAATCGACGTTGAGTTCGGAACGCAGTATATCCTGCTGCGAATGGGCGAGGAGTTACTACCATCGGGCTACATTCTCGAAGAACACCGCAATCAACTGATCAGCGACAGCCGCGACAAACGTCACCTCAGTCCGGCCCTGCTTGATCAGACCCGCGCTTACGCCGATAGCCTGGTGAAAACGCTGGTTCGGTACGCGGCCAAAGATGGCTACGTAAAAACCAGCGGCTATGTGCGCTATACCCCCTCCGACAAGCCGGGTTCGTGGCAGCCAACGCCACCCGCTTATTCGGAAGCCTACGAGCCTTATTGGGCCGTGGTACGGCCATTTCTGCTCGACAGCGCTGCGCAGTTCCAGCCCGCTCGCCCCGTAGCCTACAGCGAAGAAAAAGACTCTGATTTTTATCGCCTGGCCAACGAAGTGTACGACACTAGCCGGACCCTGACCGCCGACCAGCGGCACATTGCCAACTTCTGGGACTGTAACCCTTTCTTCCTGAACCAGAAAGGCCACGTTAGTTTCGGGACTAAAAAAATCTCACCCAGTGGTCACTGGATGGGCATTACCAGTCTGGTCAGCGTCCAGCAAAACCTGTCGCTGGCCGAAACCGTTCGCTGGCATGCGCTGGTAGGACTGGCAATGGCTGATGCGTTCATCTCCTGCTGGAACGAAAAATACAATAGCGACCGGATTCGGCCGGAAACGTACATCAATCAGCACATTGACCGAACCTGGCGGCCCATGCTGCAAACCCCGCCTTTCCCGGAGTACACCAGCGGTCACAGCGTTATGTCGCAGGCGGTCGCCACCGTATTAACGGCACTGGCAGGAGAGCCGATTGGCTATACCGACACAATCGAAGTGGAATTTGGCGTCCCGGCCCGGACGTATCGATCCTTTACCCATGCCGCCCGCGAGGCTGCTATTTCCCGGCTGTACGGCGGGATTCACTTTCGCGACTCGATTGACCAGGGCGTCTGGCAGGGAGAACAGGTAGGCCAGTTTGTGCTGAAAAAGCTGGGTCTGTCGGCGAAAACTACGCCAGCCGGAAAGAAAAGTAAGCGATTGGGCGAACGATGA
- a CDS encoding alpha-L-fucosidase, giving the protein MNRTYLTLVAALTLALPSFGQQHSEQNHSKYVWPKDAPVKEKLDQWQDKKFGLLMHWGTYSQWGIVESWSLCPEDEGWCERRGPYSANYYDYKRAYENIRTEFNPVKFNPERWAEAAKKGGMKYMVFTTKHHDGFCMFDTKLTDYKITDPKTAFAKNPRSNITKEVLDAFRKQDFMVGTYFSKPDWHIDSYWKPYWPAKDRNVNYDPKKYPDEWKKFADFTNGQIQELMTDYGKVDILWLDGGWVRPFNTIDSTISWQRSIPYNQDIDMARIAREARQKQPGLLVVDRTVTGEYENYVTPEHQIPDHYMPIPWETCMTMGDSWSYIPKENFKSSRKLVQILVDIVAKNGNLLLNVAPSPEGDWHDEAYSRLAEIGKWLDVNGESIYGTKPLAPYRQDKWAFTKKGDVTYVSYLPAEGENQLPANVTVPIAPGKTLTLLGTKPSLKWKKAGNGATVAIPEAVRKQLTNQPVWVFKLS; this is encoded by the coding sequence ATGAATCGTACCTACCTAACGCTCGTTGCGGCCCTGACGCTGGCCTTACCCAGCTTCGGTCAACAACACTCGGAACAAAACCACAGCAAATACGTCTGGCCGAAAGATGCCCCGGTGAAGGAGAAACTCGATCAGTGGCAGGATAAAAAATTCGGTCTGCTTATGCATTGGGGCACCTATAGCCAGTGGGGGATCGTCGAATCCTGGTCGCTCTGTCCCGAAGATGAGGGCTGGTGCGAACGTCGGGGACCGTACTCGGCCAACTATTACGATTACAAACGGGCCTACGAGAATATCCGCACCGAGTTTAATCCCGTCAAATTCAATCCCGAACGCTGGGCCGAAGCCGCGAAAAAGGGCGGAATGAAATACATGGTCTTCACGACCAAGCACCACGACGGCTTCTGCATGTTCGACACGAAGCTGACGGATTACAAAATTACCGACCCAAAAACAGCCTTCGCCAAGAACCCACGCAGCAACATCACGAAAGAAGTGCTGGACGCGTTCCGAAAGCAGGATTTCATGGTTGGTACGTACTTCTCGAAACCCGACTGGCACATCGACAGCTATTGGAAACCGTACTGGCCCGCCAAAGATCGGAACGTGAACTACGACCCGAAAAAATACCCCGACGAGTGGAAGAAGTTTGCCGACTTCACCAACGGGCAGATTCAGGAGCTAATGACCGACTATGGCAAGGTGGACATTCTGTGGCTCGACGGCGGCTGGGTCCGGCCGTTCAACACCATCGACTCGACCATCAGCTGGCAGCGGTCGATCCCGTACAACCAGGATATCGATATGGCCCGGATTGCGCGTGAAGCCCGGCAGAAGCAACCCGGTTTGCTGGTGGTGGACCGGACGGTAACGGGCGAGTACGAAAACTACGTAACGCCCGAGCACCAGATTCCGGATCACTACATGCCCATCCCCTGGGAAACCTGCATGACGATGGGCGACAGCTGGTCGTACATTCCGAAAGAGAACTTTAAATCGTCGCGTAAGCTGGTACAGATTCTGGTCGACATTGTGGCCAAAAACGGCAACCTGCTGCTGAATGTAGCCCCCAGCCCCGAAGGCGACTGGCACGACGAAGCCTACAGTCGTCTGGCTGAAATCGGCAAATGGCTCGACGTGAACGGCGAGTCGATTTACGGCACGAAACCGCTGGCACCCTACCGCCAGGACAAGTGGGCGTTCACCAAAAAAGGAGACGTTACCTACGTATCGTACCTGCCTGCCGAAGGCGAGAATCAATTACCTGCCAACGTAACAGTACCAATAGCGCCCGGTAAAACGCTGACGCTGCTGGGCACCAAACCCAGCCTGAAATGGAAGAAAGCGGGCAACGGCGCTACGGTGGCCATTCCCGAAGCCGTGCGGAAACAGCTCACCAACCAGCCCGTCTGGGTCTTTAAACTGAGCTAG
- a CDS encoding GH92 family glycosyl hydrolase — MTLAAGLLASVSQTSAQQVDRIDDPVEWVNPLMGSDSKPSLSNGNTYPAITMPWGMNTWMPQTGKMGSGWAYTYAADKIRGFKQTHQPSPWMNDYGQFSIMPTTGKLKPREDDRASWFSHKAEVAKPYYYSVYLADHDVTTEIAPTERAARFRFTFPQTDSAFVIIDAFDKGSFVKIIPGQNKIVGYTTRNSGGVPQNFKNYFVIQFDRPFARTAVWSDSLIASQQMELTNNHAGAIVGFKTRKGEQVQARVASSFISLEQAERNLGEIGNDNFETVKEKAKQAWNTELKRVAVEGGSVEQMQTFYSCLYRSLQFPRKFYEMDASNKVVHYSPFNGQTLPGYMFTDTGFWDTFRALFPFLNMMYPTLNSHIQEGLVNTYKESGWLPEWASPGHRPVMIGSNSASIVADAYLKGARGYDINTLYEAVLKNSENAGPMSTLGRAGVDYYNKLGYVPYDVKINENAARTLEYAYDDFTIYQLAKALKRPQAEIDRFAKRSQNYRNLFDPEHKLMRGKNKDGQFQKPFNPFKWGDAFTEGNSWHYTWSVFHDVEGLIGLMGGRKSFVGMLDSVFVVPPIFDDSYYGSVIHEIREMQIMNMGNYAHGNQPIQHMTYLYNFAGEPWKTQYWVRDVMNRLYKPTPDGYCGDEDNGQTSVWYVFSALGFYPVCPATDQYVIGTPLFKKATLSLENGKKLVINAPDNSDQNRYVGKLKLNGKNYEKNWLSHAELLQGGKLEFKMVDEPNKERGTQPADFPYSFSTEKR; from the coding sequence ATGACACTGGCCGCGGGCCTGCTGGCTTCCGTGTCTCAAACGAGTGCCCAGCAAGTTGACCGAATAGATGATCCGGTCGAATGGGTGAACCCGCTAATGGGTAGCGATTCGAAACCCAGTCTGTCGAACGGCAATACGTATCCAGCCATCACTATGCCCTGGGGCATGAACACCTGGATGCCACAAACCGGTAAGATGGGCAGCGGCTGGGCCTACACTTACGCTGCGGATAAAATTCGCGGATTTAAACAGACGCACCAGCCCTCACCCTGGATGAATGACTATGGTCAGTTCTCCATCATGCCTACTACGGGTAAGCTGAAACCCAGAGAAGACGACCGGGCCAGCTGGTTCTCGCACAAAGCTGAAGTTGCCAAGCCCTATTACTACAGCGTTTACCTGGCCGATCACGACGTAACGACCGAGATTGCGCCTACCGAACGGGCTGCCCGGTTCCGGTTTACGTTTCCCCAAACGGACAGCGCGTTCGTCATCATCGATGCGTTCGACAAAGGCTCGTTTGTTAAGATCATTCCCGGTCAGAACAAAATCGTTGGCTACACGACTCGCAACAGCGGTGGCGTACCACAAAACTTCAAGAACTACTTTGTTATCCAGTTCGACCGACCTTTCGCCCGGACGGCTGTCTGGAGCGATTCGCTGATTGCGAGCCAGCAGATGGAGCTGACTAATAATCACGCCGGAGCCATCGTCGGCTTTAAAACCCGTAAGGGCGAGCAGGTACAGGCGCGGGTGGCTTCGTCGTTCATCAGTCTCGAACAGGCCGAACGCAACCTGGGCGAGATCGGTAACGATAATTTCGAAACGGTTAAAGAAAAGGCCAAGCAGGCTTGGAACACCGAACTGAAACGGGTAGCCGTTGAAGGTGGCTCGGTGGAGCAGATGCAGACGTTCTACTCCTGCCTGTATCGTTCGTTACAGTTCCCCCGCAAGTTTTACGAGATGGACGCCAGCAACAAGGTTGTCCACTACAGTCCGTTTAACGGGCAGACGTTGCCGGGATATATGTTCACGGATACGGGTTTCTGGGATACGTTCCGGGCACTGTTCCCGTTTCTGAACATGATGTACCCGACGTTGAACAGCCACATTCAGGAAGGTTTGGTCAATACGTACAAAGAAAGCGGCTGGCTGCCCGAGTGGGCAAGCCCCGGTCACCGGCCCGTCATGATTGGATCGAACTCGGCGTCGATCGTGGCGGATGCCTACCTGAAAGGCGCTCGTGGCTACGATATCAACACCCTGTACGAAGCCGTGTTGAAAAACTCGGAAAATGCCGGCCCTATGTCGACGCTGGGTCGGGCTGGAGTAGACTACTATAACAAACTGGGCTACGTTCCGTACGACGTAAAAATCAACGAGAACGCGGCCCGAACGCTGGAGTACGCCTACGACGACTTCACGATCTACCAACTCGCCAAAGCCCTGAAACGCCCTCAGGCGGAGATTGACCGCTTTGCCAAACGCAGCCAGAACTACCGCAACCTGTTCGATCCTGAACACAAACTGATGCGCGGCAAAAACAAGGATGGTCAGTTCCAGAAACCATTCAATCCGTTCAAGTGGGGGGACGCGTTTACAGAAGGCAACAGCTGGCACTACACCTGGTCGGTTTTCCACGATGTGGAGGGCCTTATTGGCCTGATGGGCGGCCGGAAATCGTTCGTCGGTATGCTGGATTCGGTGTTTGTCGTACCGCCGATCTTTGACGATTCGTACTATGGCTCGGTCATTCACGAAATCCGCGAGATGCAGATCATGAACATGGGCAACTACGCCCACGGCAACCAGCCGATTCAGCACATGACCTACCTGTACAACTTTGCGGGCGAGCCCTGGAAAACGCAGTACTGGGTCCGCGACGTGATGAACCGGCTTTACAAACCCACGCCAGATGGCTACTGTGGGGATGAGGATAACGGACAGACCTCGGTTTGGTATGTGTTCTCGGCGCTCGGTTTCTACCCCGTTTGTCCGGCAACGGATCAGTATGTAATCGGGACACCCCTGTTCAAAAAAGCTACGCTGAGCCTGGAAAACGGCAAAAAGCTGGTGATCAACGCTCCGGACAACAGCGATCAGAACCGCTACGTTGGTAAACTGAAGCTGAACGGGAAGAACTACGAAAAAAACTGGCTGAGCCACGCTGAGCTGCTGCAGGGTGGCAAGCTGGAGTTCAAAATGGTTGACGAACCAAACAAAGAACGGGGTACGCAACCCGCCGATTTCCCCTATTCGTTCTCGACAGAAAAGCGGTAA
- a CDS encoding VCBS repeat-containing protein produces MRIISSSYYSLQYLFRLLSLTACLAPFGAMAQFTRLSAEQTGVQFTNKLVETEEQNVLAYEYFYNGGGVAVGDLNNDGKPDLYFTGNMTPDRLYLNDGNLHFTDVSSSAGIGRGPGWKTGVTLVDINRDGWLDIYVCYSGNGDAAVHRNRLYINNHLNKKGQLTFSEQAAQYGLDSPAHSTQAVFFDYDKDGDLDCFLLNHNIKDFKRFDAALTKALRDEFAGDKLFRNDNNTFVDVSEAAGIKGNPIGFGLGVAVADINRDGWPDLYVSNDYIEQDYFYLNDGKGHFIDQLDKAIGHLSYFSMGNEVIDMNNDGWPDIFTLDMLPEDNRRQKLLYGPENYETYQNMLRNGFSHQLMRNMLQLNNGNTGQKTAGINIPTFSEIGQLAGISNTDWSWTPLVADFDNDGWKDLFVTNGYLRDYTNMDFMKYYADARLKESQGNPTAMMDILKQMPSTATKNYIFRNSGKLTFDNKVKDWGFDQDMLSNGAVAADLDGDGDLEIITNNINVPASIYRNDNPQQHYLTVQLGENSSVLATNAKVWVYAGSMLQYQEFVPSRGFQSGTYMPLHFGLGKQTGIDSVRVVWSDNKTQLLRNVTVDQQLTLRPKDAKETYRYVTATAPLFTEIEKDTALYRHKEDVYNDFKRQPLMPNMLSNQGPHLAQADINGDGFIDLYMPGAKGQSGSLLLGQANGGWQPTEQAAFTADKMSEDTDALFFDADGDGDQDLYVVSGGYAYLPDDLLLRDRLYLNDGKGNFTRSTEGLPGDRGSDACVVALDVDKDGDKDLFIGGRVIPGRYPEPASSRLLLNDGTGKFIDNTAQWAPFLNKIGMVTDAVAMDMDKDGWEDLVLVGEWMPVTLLKNEQGKAFTHSLIHSFAKGWWNRVEKADLDGDGDEDLVLGNFGKNCQMKPSDKEPVRVTYGDFDQNESVDPFLTYYIQGKEYPLATRDEALNQMYSLRRKFTTYGAYSEASLGQILTPEQLKQADTLQATQFASGILENKGNGSFDWHELPVEAQFAPVYAIAFLDVDKDGKKDLLLGGNQLNTRIKIGKMDANYGQVFHNDGNCQFSYVPQAKSGFTVKGDVRDILVLGEGTKQQILFGRNNGTIQLYRRN; encoded by the coding sequence ATGCGTATCATTAGTTCCTCATATTATTCGCTCCAATACCTGTTCCGGTTGCTTAGCCTGACTGCATGCCTGGCTCCGTTCGGAGCAATGGCTCAGTTTACGCGGCTCAGCGCCGAACAGACAGGGGTTCAGTTTACCAATAAGCTGGTTGAAACGGAGGAACAGAATGTACTGGCGTACGAATATTTCTACAACGGGGGTGGAGTCGCCGTTGGTGATCTGAACAACGACGGCAAACCCGATCTCTATTTCACGGGCAATATGACGCCCGACCGGCTGTACCTCAACGACGGCAACCTGCATTTCACGGACGTATCGTCGTCAGCGGGAATCGGTCGGGGGCCGGGCTGGAAAACGGGCGTTACGCTGGTCGACATTAACCGGGATGGCTGGCTTGATATTTACGTCTGCTACTCGGGCAATGGCGACGCAGCCGTTCACCGGAACCGACTTTACATCAACAATCACCTCAACAAGAAGGGCCAGCTAACCTTCAGCGAACAGGCGGCCCAGTATGGACTGGACTCACCGGCCCACAGTACCCAGGCGGTCTTTTTCGATTATGACAAAGACGGTGATCTGGATTGCTTTCTCCTCAACCATAACATCAAAGATTTTAAACGATTCGACGCGGCCCTCACGAAGGCGCTACGCGACGAATTTGCCGGCGATAAACTCTTCCGCAACGACAACAATACGTTTGTCGATGTGAGCGAAGCCGCCGGTATAAAAGGCAACCCCATTGGTTTTGGCCTGGGAGTGGCCGTGGCCGACATCAACCGCGATGGGTGGCCGGATCTCTACGTATCGAACGATTACATCGAGCAGGATTATTTCTACCTGAACGACGGCAAAGGCCATTTCATCGACCAGCTCGACAAGGCCATTGGTCACCTGAGTTACTTCTCCATGGGTAACGAAGTGATTGATATGAACAACGACGGCTGGCCCGATATTTTTACGCTCGACATGCTGCCCGAGGACAACCGGCGGCAGAAACTGCTCTACGGACCTGAGAACTACGAGACGTATCAGAATATGCTGCGGAATGGCTTCTCGCACCAGCTGATGCGGAACATGCTGCAGCTCAACAACGGCAATACGGGTCAGAAAACGGCGGGTATAAACATACCGACCTTCAGCGAAATCGGGCAGCTGGCGGGTATTTCCAATACCGACTGGAGCTGGACGCCCCTCGTCGCCGATTTCGATAACGATGGCTGGAAAGACCTGTTCGTAACCAACGGTTACCTCCGCGACTATACCAACATGGACTTCATGAAGTATTACGCGGACGCCCGGCTCAAGGAATCGCAGGGCAACCCGACGGCCATGATGGACATTCTGAAACAGATGCCTTCAACGGCCACCAAGAACTACATCTTCCGCAACTCCGGTAAGCTGACCTTCGACAATAAAGTCAAGGACTGGGGTTTCGATCAGGATATGCTGTCAAACGGGGCCGTAGCCGCTGATCTGGACGGCGATGGCGATCTGGAAATCATCACCAACAACATCAATGTACCGGCTTCCATCTACCGGAACGATAACCCGCAGCAGCACTACCTGACGGTACAGTTGGGCGAAAATTCCAGTGTGTTGGCTACTAACGCCAAAGTCTGGGTGTACGCGGGTAGCATGCTCCAGTATCAGGAGTTCGTGCCATCGCGCGGGTTTCAGTCGGGAACCTATATGCCCCTGCATTTCGGCCTGGGCAAACAGACTGGCATCGACAGTGTTCGCGTAGTCTGGTCTGATAATAAAACGCAGCTGCTCCGGAACGTAACGGTTGATCAGCAGTTGACGCTCCGGCCCAAAGACGCGAAAGAAACCTACCGCTATGTAACGGCCACAGCCCCACTCTTTACGGAGATAGAAAAAGATACAGCACTGTACCGACACAAAGAGGATGTCTACAACGATTTCAAACGTCAGCCACTGATGCCGAACATGCTCTCCAACCAGGGACCGCACCTGGCGCAGGCCGACATCAATGGCGATGGATTTATCGATCTGTACATGCCCGGCGCCAAAGGACAATCGGGTTCGCTTCTTCTGGGACAGGCAAACGGGGGCTGGCAACCAACCGAACAGGCTGCTTTTACGGCCGACAAAATGAGCGAAGATACGGATGCGCTGTTCTTCGATGCCGACGGCGATGGCGACCAGGATCTGTACGTCGTGAGTGGCGGGTACGCGTATCTGCCCGACGATCTGCTCCTCCGGGATCGACTCTATCTGAACGACGGTAAAGGCAACTTCACCCGCTCGACCGAGGGACTGCCCGGCGACCGGGGCAGCGATGCCTGCGTCGTGGCACTCGACGTGGACAAAGACGGCGACAAAGATCTGTTCATTGGCGGACGCGTAATTCCCGGTCGTTATCCGGAGCCCGCCAGCAGCCGACTCCTGCTCAACGACGGTACGGGTAAGTTCATCGACAATACGGCCCAGTGGGCACCCTTCCTGAACAAAATCGGCATGGTAACCGACGCCGTAGCGATGGATATGGACAAAGATGGCTGGGAAGACCTTGTCCTCGTCGGCGAATGGATGCCTGTCACCTTACTCAAGAACGAGCAAGGTAAAGCATTCACTCATTCGCTCATTCACTCATTCGCCAAAGGATGGTGGAACCGCGTTGAAAAAGCGGACCTGGACGGCGATGGCGATGAGGACTTGGTGTTGGGCAATTTCGGTAAGAACTGTCAGATGAAGCCGTCCGACAAAGAACCTGTACGGGTAACCTACGGCGACTTTGACCAGAACGAATCCGTCGACCCCTTTCTGACCTACTATATTCAAGGGAAAGAGTACCCCCTGGCTACCCGCGACGAAGCCCTGAATCAGATGTATTCCCTCCGCCGGAAGTTTACCACGTATGGCGCCTACTCGGAAGCGAGTCTGGGGCAGATACTAACGCCGGAGCAGCTCAAACAGGCCGATACCCTGCAGGCTACGCAGTTTGCATCGGGCATTCTTGAGAACAAAGGGAACGGTAGTTTCGACTGGCACGAACTGCCCGTAGAGGCCCAGTTTGCGCCCGTTTATGCCATTGCGTTTCTTGACGTAGACAAGGATGGGAAGAAAGACCTGCTACTGGGGGGAAATCAGTTGAACACCCGCATCAAGATCGGGAAAATGGACGCCAATTACGGCCAGGTTTTCCATAACGATGGCAATTGCCAGTTCAGCTACGTGCCGCAGGCCAAATCCGGATTCACGGTAAAGGGCGACGTACGCGACATTCTGGTACTTGGCGAAGGGACTAAACAACAGATTCTGTTCGGTCGGAACAACGGAACGATTCAACTTTACCGACGAAACTAA